The following proteins come from a genomic window of Vallitaleaceae bacterium 9-2:
- a CDS encoding extracellular solute-binding protein has protein sequence MKKQMKHVLTMFLLVAMLTSLVACGAPEGDTAEGEQSGAAQSEQSDAKETESESSDSDDAVEEIELSVFTHLPDRTTGLGLLEQTVFDQYTAENPHVKLKIEALEGETYKQKITAYLSSNELPDLFNAWGSSTFFDPITTNGYAAELNIEDFEDYNFIPGSLDGFMKDGKLYGLPKILDFMVLYYNEDLLASNNVEVPGTWEDIIESVPAFREAGLSPVSFDGRDGWPLGVLLQEILVKQTGNQQLIYDIVDQKVDVTTSEEFLKAAATLQDITANNVFQDSYLSADYGAALNLFGQEKAAMYYMGSWEVGLAKSEAYSESFRENVAVMPVPGFEDGEGSIENLLCWYGGGFAVSEHSENKEEAIKMLKFIMQPEVWAKAAWQTGIAMPAQEFSGYFTGDETQMQKDVVAILENGVDTSGTVWIDYSSPSFKTDVMNLTQELAVGVISPEEYVEGIAKAIEDR, from the coding sequence ATGAAAAAGCAAATGAAACATGTATTGACCATGTTCTTACTTGTTGCAATGTTAACAAGTCTTGTAGCATGTGGAGCACCAGAGGGGGATACAGCAGAGGGGGAACAATCTGGAGCAGCTCAATCCGAGCAAAGTGATGCGAAAGAAACAGAAAGTGAATCAAGTGATAGTGATGATGCAGTTGAAGAAATTGAACTTTCAGTATTTACTCACTTACCAGACAGAACAACGGGGTTAGGACTTTTGGAGCAAACGGTTTTTGACCAGTATACTGCTGAAAACCCACATGTAAAGTTGAAAATCGAAGCATTAGAAGGTGAAACATATAAACAAAAGATTACAGCATACCTATCATCAAATGAATTGCCTGATTTGTTCAATGCATGGGGAAGCTCGACATTTTTTGACCCAATTACAACCAATGGATATGCAGCGGAATTAAACATTGAAGATTTTGAAGATTATAATTTTATTCCGGGATCACTTGATGGATTCATGAAAGATGGAAAATTATATGGTCTTCCTAAAATCTTGGACTTTATGGTTTTATACTATAATGAAGACCTTCTTGCAAGCAACAATGTTGAAGTTCCAGGTACATGGGAAGACATTATCGAATCAGTACCTGCTTTTCGTGAAGCGGGACTTTCTCCGGTATCTTTTGATGGTCGTGATGGATGGCCGCTGGGTGTGTTATTACAAGAGATATTAGTTAAGCAAACAGGTAATCAGCAGTTAATTTATGATATTGTAGACCAAAAAGTAGATGTGACAACATCAGAAGAGTTTTTAAAGGCAGCAGCTACATTACAAGATATAACAGCTAACAATGTTTTCCAAGATTCGTATTTAAGCGCAGATTATGGTGCGGCACTGAATCTATTTGGTCAGGAAAAAGCGGCGATGTACTATATGGGTTCTTGGGAAGTTGGTCTAGCTAAAAGTGAAGCTTACAGTGAGAGCTTTAGAGAAAATGTTGCAGTAATGCCTGTACCTGGATTTGAAGATGGTGAAGGCTCAATTGAGAACTTGCTTTGTTGGTATGGTGGTGGATTTGCAGTTTCAGAACATTCTGAAAATAAAGAAGAGGCTATTAAAATGCTAAAATTCATTATGCAGCCAGAGGTATGGGCAAAAGCTGCATGGCAAACAGGCATTGCAATGCCGGCTCAAGAATTTAGTGGGTATTTTACAGGTGATGAGACACAAATGCAAAAAGATGTTGTTGCCATCTTAGAAAATGGTGTCGACACAAGTGGTACGGTTTGGATAGATTATTCCTCGCCTTCTTTTAAGACAGATGTTATGAATCTTACACAAGAGCTTGCTGTTGGAGTAATCTCTCCAGAAGAATATGTGGAAGGTATTGCTAAAGCTATTGAGGACAGATAA
- a CDS encoding sugar ABC transporter permease — protein sequence MKKVLENKWVIASLLIPGMLLFAFAVIIPIIYSVYLGSTDWKGIGKANFVGIENYIEILTDDKVFVKSVLNAMLLGVVLIVVQHPFAIFMAALVDKVGGRWERIFRTIFFIPCVISIVVTAKMWVSFLDPQYGFVNAILGSVGLGDLGRAWLSDPLTARWSIIFIVMWQGFGWAFLFYYSGLKGIGVEMYEAAKIDGANPLQVYIHVVLPLIKPIIKVCMLIAIISAFKQMETVYLTTNGGPGNMTQFVANYLYITAFNSYEYGYANAISVVFVLICLIVTGGFNKIFKTEDY from the coding sequence ATGAAAAAAGTATTAGAAAACAAATGGGTGATAGCATCGCTGTTGATTCCTGGAATGCTCTTATTTGCTTTTGCTGTGATTATTCCAATTATCTATAGTGTCTATCTTGGATCAACGGATTGGAAAGGTATTGGAAAAGCAAATTTTGTTGGAATTGAAAATTATATTGAGATTTTGACGGATGATAAAGTATTTGTTAAGTCGGTGCTTAATGCAATGCTTTTAGGGGTGGTCTTAATCGTCGTACAGCATCCTTTTGCAATATTTATGGCAGCGTTGGTAGATAAAGTCGGAGGACGTTGGGAACGGATTTTTAGAACAATTTTCTTTATTCCGTGTGTTATTTCTATTGTTGTAACAGCAAAGATGTGGGTATCTTTTTTAGATCCACAATATGGATTTGTTAATGCAATCCTTGGTTCGGTCGGATTGGGAGATCTTGGTCGGGCATGGTTATCAGATCCGCTTACTGCGCGTTGGTCCATTATCTTTATAGTTATGTGGCAAGGGTTTGGATGGGCATTTTTGTTTTACTATTCCGGGCTTAAAGGGATTGGTGTAGAGATGTATGAAGCGGCAAAAATTGATGGGGCTAATCCGTTACAAGTCTATATACATGTAGTCTTGCCGCTAATTAAGCCGATTATAAAAGTATGTATGCTTATAGCAATTATATCCGCTTTTAAACAAATGGAAACGGTTTACCTGACTACCAATGGCGGACCGGGAAATATGACGCAATTTGTTGCAAATTATCTATATATTACAGCATTTAATTCCTATGAATATGGTTATGCGAATGCGATTTCAGTTGTATTTGTTCTTATTTGTTTGATAGTTACTGGTGGATTTAACAAGATATTTAAGACAGAAGATTATTAA
- a CDS encoding carbohydrate ABC transporter permease yields MRTISNSRSVQQKRINKSVTFIILMLITIGQLFPLVWLVVFSLNKSGDLFGSHLLKWPNPPQWINYELAWTQGNIPSYLFNSILVTFFTISLTVILSSMLGYVFARMQWKLKEVVFTILLLGMMIPIHATLLPNFVIFKNIGLYDTYSGLIIPYVAFQLPISTLIMRGFMSTLPKALEEAAVIDGCNIYQIIFKIILPITKPAMVTVSVMTFIAAWNEFIMAATFLGSENKKTLAFSVFNFTGQYSSNYAVQFAVMTLVAIPSVIVYIILSEQVARGVTEGAVKG; encoded by the coding sequence ATGAGAACAATATCAAATAGTCGATCGGTTCAACAAAAAAGGATAAACAAAAGTGTAACATTTATTATTTTGATGCTAATTACAATTGGTCAGTTATTTCCCTTAGTATGGCTAGTGGTTTTCTCGTTAAACAAAAGTGGGGATTTATTCGGTTCACATCTATTGAAGTGGCCTAATCCACCTCAGTGGATTAACTATGAGTTGGCATGGACACAGGGGAATATACCGTCGTATTTATTTAATAGTATTTTAGTTACATTCTTTACCATTAGTCTTACGGTTATTTTGTCAAGTATGCTTGGTTATGTGTTTGCTAGAATGCAGTGGAAGCTTAAGGAAGTTGTCTTTACTATTTTGCTTCTGGGAATGATGATTCCGATTCACGCAACGTTATTACCGAACTTTGTTATCTTTAAAAATATAGGTTTATATGATACGTATTCAGGGTTAATTATTCCTTATGTTGCTTTTCAGTTACCGATATCTACCCTTATTATGCGTGGATTTATGTCGACACTTCCCAAAGCACTAGAAGAAGCGGCGGTTATTGATGGATGTAATATTTACCAGATTATCTTTAAAATTATATTGCCGATAACAAAACCGGCTATGGTCACAGTTTCAGTGATGACATTTATTGCAGCGTGGAATGAATTCATCATGGCAGCGACTTTTTTAGGGAGTGAAAATAAAAAGACGTTAGCTTTTTCCGTATTTAACTTTACAGGGCAATATAGTTCAAATTATGCGGTTCAGTTTGCCGTGATGACATTAGTAGCGATACCATCGGTTATTGTGTATATTATTCTAAGTGAACAAGTGGCGCGTGGTGTGACAGAAGGCGCTGTGAAAGGATAA
- a CDS encoding beta-N-acetylhexosaminidase translates to MRLQLIGEIQHLIQGCRYLADELGIDIIAQDKGDISADKVYVYEVQGDLEVVKEREGTYIIKYEKAHHFFRALGILVEHSQQSTFHIVEHPRFERMGPMVDVSRNAVMKVETIQQFLRKMALMGLNQFALYMEDTFTIEERPYFGYKRGRYSYDELKACDDYAHALGIEIFPCIQTLAHLGEVLKWDWTQSIKDTPKNLLVGEAKTYAFVEQMIVAATKPFRSNRINIGMDEAHLLGTGKYLENNGYHTRTHIMRRHLKAVMEIVQKHKLCASMWSDMFFRALTDTENHYVLDKEVSQEIVESKPKDIRLVYWDYYHHNQEFYEQCIDRHMAFGEVPIFAGGVWTWNGPAVNYNKVFLTANAYMEACKKKKVQEVLITAWGDDGNEANIFGTLLGMQLHSEHGYTDTVDTEHLKRRFEACVGESFDAFLAMGQFDGTPGTDYTASHTSVYNPSKYILWQELLGGLFDCHVQGLDLPKHYEQLKETLEKHTTKSQYPLLMEFYKNLAEVLSIKAELGIHISKAYKAKDMKGLRKMIDRELPDLREAIERLNVSHRELWYSTYKAFGFEVLDIRYGGLKQRVDTTIYRLEGFIEGRITALEEIEEESLIFDGGEKEPGVELINFNQYLRIASAGVMGF, encoded by the coding sequence ATGAGGCTTCAGTTAATAGGTGAGATACAACATTTAATACAAGGATGTCGATACCTTGCAGATGAGCTGGGAATTGATATCATTGCGCAAGACAAAGGGGACATCTCAGCCGATAAAGTCTATGTATATGAAGTTCAAGGGGACTTGGAAGTGGTCAAGGAACGAGAGGGAACCTACATTATCAAATACGAAAAAGCCCATCATTTTTTTAGAGCGCTGGGGATTTTGGTTGAACATAGTCAACAAAGCACATTTCACATTGTAGAACACCCTAGATTTGAACGTATGGGTCCTATGGTTGACGTGTCAAGAAATGCCGTGATGAAAGTAGAAACCATACAGCAGTTTTTGCGTAAAATGGCACTTATGGGGCTTAATCAATTTGCATTATACATGGAAGATACATTTACAATTGAAGAACGGCCATATTTTGGATATAAACGGGGAAGATATTCCTATGATGAATTAAAAGCATGTGATGATTATGCCCATGCGTTAGGGATTGAAATATTCCCTTGTATTCAGACATTGGCACATTTAGGAGAAGTGCTTAAGTGGGATTGGACGCAATCTATTAAAGATACACCTAAAAACCTTCTTGTTGGGGAAGCAAAAACCTATGCGTTTGTAGAACAAATGATTGTCGCAGCAACAAAACCCTTTAGATCCAATAGAATCAATATAGGTATGGATGAAGCGCATTTACTAGGTACAGGTAAGTACCTGGAAAATAATGGCTATCATACACGTACCCATATTATGCGTCGGCATCTAAAAGCTGTTATGGAGATTGTTCAAAAGCATAAGCTTTGTGCGTCCATGTGGAGTGACATGTTTTTTCGAGCATTGACAGATACGGAGAATCACTATGTTCTAGATAAAGAAGTATCTCAAGAAATTGTTGAGAGTAAACCCAAAGATATACGATTAGTCTATTGGGATTATTATCACCACAATCAAGAGTTCTATGAGCAGTGTATTGATCGGCATATGGCTTTTGGTGAAGTACCGATTTTTGCCGGTGGAGTCTGGACTTGGAATGGGCCTGCTGTCAATTACAATAAAGTTTTTTTGACAGCCAATGCATATATGGAGGCATGTAAGAAAAAAAAGGTGCAGGAAGTTTTAATTACTGCTTGGGGAGATGACGGCAATGAAGCCAATATCTTTGGAACGTTGCTTGGGATGCAATTGCATAGTGAGCATGGGTATACGGACACCGTTGATACGGAGCATTTAAAACGAAGGTTTGAAGCCTGTGTAGGCGAGTCTTTTGACGCGTTTTTGGCGATGGGTCAATTTGATGGGACACCGGGTACGGATTATACCGCGAGTCATACATCTGTATACAATCCTTCAAAATACATTTTGTGGCAAGAGTTGCTTGGCGGTCTTTTTGATTGTCATGTGCAAGGGCTTGATTTGCCTAAACATTATGAACAACTCAAGGAGACGCTTGAAAAACATACGACAAAATCTCAGTATCCTTTACTTATGGAGTTTTATAAAAACTTGGCAGAAGTATTAAGCATTAAAGCTGAACTAGGCATACATATATCTAAGGCGTATAAAGCTAAAGATATGAAAGGTTTACGTAAGATGATTGATAGGGAACTTCCGGACTTACGTGAAGCAATAGAGCGCTTAAATGTAAGTCACCGTGAATTATGGTATAGTACTTATAAAGCATTTGGATTTGAAGTGTTAGATATACGCTATGGTGGGTTAAAGCAAAGAGTAGATACAACCATATATAGACTGGAAGGTTTTATCGAAGGACGTATTACAGCGCTTGAAGAAATTGAAGAGGAGAGTTTAATCTTTGACGGTGGAGAAAAAGAACCAGGGGTAGAGTTGATAAATTTCAACCAATACCTAAGAATTGCATCAGCTGGCGTTATGGGATTTTAA
- a CDS encoding TetR/AcrR family transcriptional regulator C-terminal domain-containing protein produces the protein MSKPQDIRIRTTQKMITKALIDLMKKEAFSKITVIDICTQAQIHRTTFYKHFEDKYQLLEFTLLDIEQKFDDFFPAYDAAMSDIKSYYLNAFRSILEFISQENDFFLNGIFYQENNYVNQVFEKTVSSYLIKRLENDSTHYNVHFDVPIHIISLYYTGALISLTKWWLLNHQPVDINTLVSYFERIDN, from the coding sequence ATGTCTAAACCACAAGATATCCGTATTCGAACAACTCAAAAAATGATTACAAAAGCTTTAATTGATTTAATGAAAAAAGAAGCTTTTTCAAAGATAACCGTTATAGATATCTGTACACAAGCACAAATCCATCGTACAACTTTTTACAAACACTTCGAAGATAAATATCAATTACTTGAATTTACATTATTAGATATCGAACAAAAATTTGATGACTTTTTCCCTGCATATGACGCTGCCATGTCTGATATAAAGTCGTATTATCTTAATGCCTTTCGTTCTATCCTTGAATTTATCTCCCAAGAAAACGATTTTTTTTTAAATGGGATTTTTTATCAAGAAAACAACTATGTCAATCAAGTGTTTGAAAAAACAGTTTCTTCGTATCTGATTAAGCGTCTGGAAAATGATTCAACGCATTATAATGTTCACTTTGATGTGCCTATACACATTATCTCACTCTACTATACCGGTGCACTCATTTCCTTGACCAAGTGGTGGTTACTTAACCATCAACCTGTTGACATTAATACTCTCGTCAGTTATTTTGAACGCATTGATAACTAG
- a CDS encoding efflux RND transporter periplasmic adaptor subunit — protein sequence MKKNQRHIKNILVLGCIFLLMGCAKHPNAQIVDKKTVGIETVDTTVSAHQVTMSGNVKPVETMKLSFELAGVVENVLFEEGERIQTGDVIAKLDTVNYQLAENVAQADLHMAGISVNNAQLQYEIAKAEYEAVKLQADTEIPSKIEQAKAQYDLLETNYQRMQELYDEGAVAKSELEQMLTKYTVAKETYQQALDAQEITQVKLNGAKQKVDAYALQINASVEQENKAQNSIQKASNDMEDTFLKSPIEGVILKKVVNTNETVSAGYPIVVVGRTDQMYVEFGVSDAYINKIKKGQKVAVKVYASDQLMEGSIEQIGMMSDPATRMFPVKVLLDNKDEMLKAGMIVEVALELNEEDVVLVPIEAVIRLSAADKVFIYNKENETVEERIVKTGEILEDRIQILEGLDTGEILVVEGNFLLNDGDKVLVEGGEDSGEVEY from the coding sequence ATGAAAAAAAATCAAAGACACATAAAAAACATATTGGTACTAGGCTGCATATTTTTGCTGATGGGGTGTGCAAAGCATCCCAATGCTCAAATAGTGGATAAAAAAACAGTGGGCATTGAGACGGTGGATACTACGGTGAGTGCACATCAAGTGACAATGAGCGGTAATGTGAAACCTGTGGAAACCATGAAACTTTCTTTTGAATTAGCAGGAGTTGTGGAGAATGTTTTATTTGAAGAAGGGGAACGTATACAGACAGGCGATGTTATAGCAAAGCTTGATACGGTGAATTACCAATTAGCTGAAAATGTAGCACAGGCTGACTTGCATATGGCAGGCATCAGTGTCAATAACGCTCAGCTACAATATGAAATTGCAAAAGCAGAATATGAAGCTGTAAAGCTTCAGGCTGATACGGAGATTCCATCAAAAATTGAACAGGCAAAAGCACAATATGACTTGTTGGAGACCAATTATCAGCGAATGCAAGAATTATATGATGAAGGTGCTGTGGCAAAAAGTGAATTGGAACAAATGTTGACAAAGTATACCGTGGCAAAAGAGACTTATCAACAAGCACTTGATGCTCAAGAGATTACTCAGGTCAAGCTTAATGGAGCGAAACAAAAAGTGGATGCCTATGCGCTTCAGATTAATGCTTCGGTGGAACAAGAGAACAAAGCGCAAAATTCAATCCAAAAAGCTTCTAATGATATGGAGGATACATTTTTAAAAAGTCCGATTGAAGGGGTTATATTAAAAAAAGTTGTCAATACCAATGAAACAGTAAGTGCGGGATACCCGATTGTTGTTGTAGGACGCACAGACCAGATGTATGTAGAATTTGGTGTATCGGATGCTTATATTAATAAAATAAAAAAAGGACAAAAAGTTGCGGTTAAAGTCTATGCAAGTGATCAGCTAATGGAAGGCAGCATTGAACAGATTGGCATGATGTCAGATCCGGCAACACGTATGTTTCCGGTAAAAGTGCTTCTAGACAATAAAGATGAGATGTTAAAAGCAGGCATGATTGTTGAGGTTGCATTAGAACTGAATGAAGAGGATGTTGTTTTGGTACCCATCGAAGCAGTTATTCGATTATCAGCGGCAGATAAAGTATTTATCTACAATAAAGAAAATGAAACAGTGGAAGAAAGAATAGTCAAAACAGGCGAAATCCTAGAGGACCGTATCCAGATTCTTGAAGGACTTGACACGGGAGAAATATTGGTGGTCGAAGGCAACTTCTTGCTCAATGATGGAGATAAAGTTCTTGTGGAAGGAGGCGAAGACAGTGGCGAAGTGGAGTATTAA
- a CDS encoding efflux RND transporter permease subunit, whose amino-acid sequence MAKWSINHKSILALLSIIVLIFGGFSLVQMERQENPAVVSPICTIKTIYPGASSQDVEKQIIKPIEDEVGTLSEIKHIESYAMDSVGIIKVTLKDMSDADINTSWDKVREKVDLVKTELPAAAEEPKVETDFTSSYGLIIGISSEQYHYKDMIDNGNMLADAIKKIDTVKAVDIDGAVEEQIVVELNMTKLMTYKISPKTIQQVIQARNINIPGGNLKVDENKVPVQITGEYESIDELKNTIVDVSRESGTPVYLKDIAQINIVEESDVATTYINGEKGILVGVQYMDGVNVIREEQRVQEVVQSFIDTQLYAGMHMNEVYNEVDFVQESISLFSNNLLSAIFLILIVVLITMGVRSAIVVALPIPLITCIVLGYMYISGIPLHQVSIASLIISLSLMVANGIVVNDNIQLYLQEGKTREQACTDGVEDVKIPILTSTLTTIASFLPLAMMQGSAGKFVNSLPILVAVALIGSLVTSISIVPALGYSLTKSESEVNIQWMAKIKERLHLDHVMNRFQKRYGQVLKRSLAHPKKVLLLFGGIFILSLVIIKTLSIQLFPPVEREQYVLNITTSNSATISNTENICQEIAQVLDQESSVNDFSYKVGDGYMKYYITFFPNDLASNKAQFLIDGTRSEAKNVEKRIQEAVPGVLTNIKYLEINLPSNYPIEVRISGPDINQLRHIAEDMEPYFRSVEGLKNIENNFGYNGYKLNIQVNEEKANMVGISNYEIASTVRMAVNGLEISELKQKDIKKDPLPIILKMEEENKGEVERLQTIFISSQLTNENIPLTEIATIDTDTSFGKIIRRDGERTITVGAFVNEGYNTNSCMQQLQAKLETYSLPDGYSMVYGGENETSEEAFSSMKVPTVIACILIYLILVFQFGDLREPFLIMGTIPLSFIGIIWGLKIMKYPIGFMALLGGISLMGVVVNNGIVLLDYIKVKVQQEDNRVDAITQACKTRLRPIMIGMITTVISLLPLMISGGALWAPMATSIIFGMLLSSVLTLIVIPCGYLVLVKE is encoded by the coding sequence GTGGCGAAGTGGAGTATTAATCATAAAAGTATATTAGCTTTATTATCAATTATTGTATTGATTTTTGGTGGGTTTTCTCTAGTTCAAATGGAACGTCAGGAAAACCCGGCGGTTGTTAGTCCAATCTGTACAATTAAAACGATATACCCAGGAGCAAGTTCGCAAGATGTTGAAAAGCAGATTATCAAACCCATAGAAGATGAAGTGGGGACATTAAGTGAAATCAAACACATAGAAAGCTATGCCATGGATTCAGTTGGTATTATCAAGGTCACATTAAAAGATATGAGTGATGCTGATATAAATACTTCATGGGATAAAGTACGAGAAAAAGTGGATTTGGTTAAAACAGAGCTGCCTGCTGCGGCTGAAGAACCCAAAGTGGAAACGGACTTTACAAGTTCATATGGCTTGATTATCGGTATATCTTCGGAGCAATATCACTATAAAGATATGATTGATAATGGGAATATGCTTGCAGATGCCATAAAAAAAATTGATACTGTAAAAGCGGTGGATATTGATGGTGCTGTAGAAGAGCAGATTGTTGTAGAATTGAATATGACAAAACTCATGACGTATAAAATCTCACCTAAAACCATTCAACAAGTTATTCAGGCAAGAAATATTAATATCCCGGGCGGTAATCTAAAGGTAGATGAGAATAAAGTTCCTGTTCAGATTACGGGAGAATATGAATCGATAGATGAGCTGAAAAACACTATTGTCGATGTCTCGAGAGAATCAGGGACGCCTGTTTATCTAAAAGATATTGCACAGATTAACATCGTAGAAGAGTCGGATGTAGCAACAACTTATATTAATGGAGAAAAAGGAATCCTTGTAGGGGTTCAGTACATGGATGGGGTCAATGTTATAAGAGAAGAACAACGAGTTCAAGAGGTGGTTCAATCTTTTATAGACACGCAGTTGTACGCTGGAATGCATATGAATGAAGTGTATAATGAAGTGGATTTTGTTCAAGAATCCATTAGCCTATTTTCCAATAACCTTTTATCCGCAATTTTCTTAATACTTATCGTTGTATTAATCACAATGGGAGTTCGAAGTGCTATTGTTGTAGCGCTCCCGATTCCGCTAATTACATGTATCGTTCTTGGGTATATGTATATAAGCGGCATTCCGTTACACCAAGTTTCAATTGCTTCTTTGATTATATCCCTAAGCTTAATGGTAGCTAACGGAATTGTGGTTAATGATAATATACAGTTATACTTACAAGAAGGAAAAACTAGAGAACAGGCATGTACAGATGGTGTAGAAGATGTAAAAATACCTATTCTTACCTCCACATTAACGACGATTGCTTCCTTCTTGCCGTTAGCGATGATGCAAGGATCAGCCGGAAAATTTGTTAATTCCCTTCCAATTCTCGTTGCAGTTGCATTAATAGGTTCTTTAGTAACATCCATATCTATTGTTCCTGCACTTGGATATTCACTGACAAAATCAGAGAGTGAAGTGAACATTCAATGGATGGCTAAAATAAAGGAACGATTGCACCTAGACCATGTCATGAACCGATTTCAAAAACGTTATGGGCAGGTGTTAAAACGTTCATTGGCACATCCTAAAAAAGTGCTTTTACTTTTCGGGGGGATTTTTATCCTGTCGCTAGTGATCATAAAAACACTCAGTATACAACTTTTTCCTCCGGTAGAACGCGAACAATATGTGTTGAATATAACGACAAGCAACAGCGCAACCATATCAAATACTGAAAATATTTGTCAAGAAATCGCCCAAGTACTTGATCAGGAATCATCGGTCAATGACTTTTCGTATAAAGTGGGAGATGGGTATATGAAATACTATATTACTTTTTTCCCAAATGACTTGGCAAGTAACAAGGCGCAGTTCTTAATTGATGGGACACGCAGTGAAGCAAAAAATGTTGAAAAAAGAATTCAAGAAGCGGTTCCGGGAGTACTGACCAATATAAAATATCTGGAGATTAACTTACCATCCAACTATCCGATAGAGGTGCGCATATCCGGTCCGGACATCAATCAGCTACGTCATATTGCCGAAGACATGGAGCCGTATTTTCGTAGTGTTGAAGGATTAAAAAATATAGAGAATAACTTTGGATACAATGGGTACAAGCTTAATATACAAGTAAATGAAGAAAAAGCAAATATGGTAGGTATCTCAAATTATGAAATCGCATCGACGGTTCGAATGGCAGTTAATGGCTTGGAAATATCTGAGCTTAAACAAAAAGATATCAAAAAAGACCCCTTGCCTATCATTTTAAAAATGGAAGAAGAAAATAAAGGGGAAGTTGAACGGCTACAGACAATTTTTATTTCTTCACAATTGACCAATGAGAACATACCGTTAACAGAGATTGCGACAATTGATACCGATACATCTTTTGGAAAAATTATTCGTCGTGATGGCGAACGAACGATTACAGTTGGAGCGTTCGTTAATGAAGGATATAATACTAATAGCTGTATGCAGCAATTACAGGCAAAATTAGAGACATACTCTCTACCCGATGGATATTCTATGGTCTATGGTGGTGAAAATGAAACAAGTGAAGAAGCATTTTCTTCAATGAAAGTGCCTACAGTCATCGCCTGTATACTCATATATTTAATTTTAGTCTTCCAGTTTGGAGATTTAAGGGAGCCTTTTCTTATCATGGGCACAATACCATTATCCTTTATCGGAATCATCTGGGGATTAAAAATTATGAAATATCCAATTGGATTTATGGCACTTCTTGGAGGTATAAGTCTGATGGGTGTGGTAGTAAACAATGGAATCGTACTTCTTGATTATATTAAAGTCAAGGTGCAACAAGAAGATAACCGGGTGGATGCAATTACACAAGCGTGTAAAACACGTCTTCGACCCATTATGATTGGTATGATTACTACGGTCATCTCTTTATTGCCACTAATGATCTCAGGAGGAGCATTATGGGCACCGATGGCGACATCGATTATTTTTGGAATGCTTCTGTCTTCGGTATTGACACTCATTGTTATACCATGTGGATATTTAGTGTTGGTCAAAGAATAA